The nucleotide sequence GAACAGCCTGCCGGTGAGCAACCGGCCGCTGCCCCAGTCGCCGCTCACCCGCTGCAGCCCGCCGAGCACCTTCGCCATCATGTCGGCGTCCGGTCCCGCCGCCTCGCCCGGCTTGGCGCCGGGCGCACCGGGCGCACCCTGCGCGTCGAGCTTCGCGACCAGCACGGTGGTCCAGCCGGTCCCGACGGTACGCACGTCCGGCCCGTCCTCGCCCCGCTGGGGACGCTGCTTGCCGGCCGGCCCGCGCGCGTCGCCCGCCGGCTCCTCCTTGACCGTCACGCCCGGCGGCGGGTTGAACCGGAACTGGTCGGCGTCCGGGGTACGGAAGTCGACCTGCGTGAACGCCACCTCGAACGCCGGCTCGTCCTTCCCGTCCGCGAGCACCTCGAAGCGCAGCGGCACGTGCTCCTTCGCGTCCAGCGCGATCCGCACCTGGTGCACCAGCGAGTCCCGGTCGCGCGGGGTCAGCACCAGCTCGTACACGCTGCGACCGGCGACGGTGGCGGAGCGGCCCACGGTGACCGCGGTGCTCGGGTCGATGGCCGCCAGGGCGCGGTCGGCGGCGTCGGCCGGCGTGGCCGGGGCGGACTCGAGGTCCTTCGCGTCCGCGGGCAGCGTCCGGTGGGACGCCGTGTTGGCCCGGCTGTCCCAGCTCCAGACGTCCCGCCCGTTGCGCAGCAGGTCCCGCTCGCCCAGCGTGTCGACCAGGGCGAGCCGCTGCCGCTCCGGGCCGGCGTACCAGACCCGCAGGGTGTGCGTGCCGCTCACGAGGCTGGCGAGCTCGCTTCCGGCGGCCTGCCCGACCAGCCCGGCGATCGGCGGCAGCCCGAGGTCGGCCCGCTGCACCACGGTGCCGGAGAGCCCTTCGAGGCGGGACGTCCGCAGGTCCTCCAGGAGCTGGGCGGCGGTACGCGGCGGCAGCGCCGGGTCGGCCCCGGCGGCGAACGTGCCGACGGCCGCGCCGCCCCCGATCACGGCGACCCCCGCGGTCACCGGGACCAGCCAGCGGAGCACGGCACGGTTCTTCAGTACGGACATGGTGTGCACCTCCTGACGGTAGATGCTGCACCAGGGTCGCTGTGAGAGCGCTGAGGAGATTCCCTAGGGGGTGTCACCGGATGGCACCCTTGACCCGTGCGTGTGCTGGTGGTGGAGGACGAGACGCGGCTGGCCGCGTCGCTGCGGCGGGGCCTGCAGGCGGAGGGCTTCGTGGTCGACGTCGAGGCCACCGGGCCCGGTGGGCTGGACGCCGCCCGGCACGGCGACTACGACGCCATGATCCTGGACGTGATGCTCCCCGGCCTCTCCGGTTACGAGGTGGTGCGCCGCCTGCGCGCCGAGGAGCGCTGGCTGCCGGTGCTCATGCTCTCGGCCAAGGACGGCGAGTACGACCAGGCCGACGGTCTGGACTGCGGGGCCGACGACTACCTCACCAAGCCCTTCTCGTACGTGGTGCTGCTGGCCCGGTTGCGGGCGCTGCTGCGCCGCGGCGCGCCGGAGCGCCCGGCCGTGCTCTCCGTCGGCGACCTGCGCCTGGACCCGGCGCGGCGGCGGGTGACGCGGGCCGACGCCGAGGTGGCCCTGACCGCCCGCGAGTACGCCCTGCTCGCCTACCTGATGCGCCGCCCCGGCGAGGTGGTCTCCAAGACCGAGCTGCTGGACCACGTCTGGGACGCCGCGGTGGAGACCGCCCCGAACGCCGTCGAGGTGTACGTCGGCTACCTGCGCCGCAAGATCGGCCGGGACCGGCTGGAGACGGTCCGGGGCGCCGGCTACCGGCTGGCCACATGAGGCGGTGGCTCGCGGCGCTCCTGCCCAACCTCGGACTGCGGTCCCGGCTGCTCGTGCTCGGGGTGCTCGGCCTGGTCGTGGGGTTCGCGCTCGGCGGGGCGCTGCTGCTCGGCGCGCTCGGGTGGACGCTGCAGCGCTCCGTCGACGACGAGGCGCTCCGCACCGCGGACGCGGTCGCGCTGCTGGCCGCGGAGGACGCCCTGCCCGACCCGCTGCCGGTGGCCGGCGGGCAGCTCCGTGTGCAGGTGGTCGACGGCCAGGGCCGGATCCGCGCGGCCTCCATCGACGCCGACCGGCTGGTGCCGATGCTCGGCGCCGACCAGCTGCGTGCCGGGGAGCGGCAGCGGCTCGTGGTGGACGGGCGGCGGGTCGGGCTGACCGGGCCGGTCCGGGTGGTGACCGTGCCGGCGGGCAGCGCCGACGAGCCGCTCACCGTGCTGGTGGCCAAGTCGATGTCCGACGTCCGGCACAGCCTGCACGTGGTACGGAACCTGCTGCTGGTCGGCTTCCCGCTGCTGGTGGCCGGGCTGGCCGTGGTGGCCTGGCGGGTGGTGGGGGCGACCCTGCGCCCGGTGGAGGCGCTGCGCAGCGGCGCCGCCGAGATCACCGGCCGGGCCGGGGCGGAGCGGTTGCCCGTCCCGGCCGGCCGGGACGAGATCCAGCGGCTGGCGGTCACCCTCAACGACATGCTGGACCGGCTGGCCGCCTCGCGGGACCGGCAGCGGGCGTTCGTGGCCGACGCCGCGCACGAGCTGCGCAGCCCGGTCACCAACATGCGCACCGAGCTGGAGGTGGCCCGCCGGCTGGGCGACGGGACGGACTGGCCGGCGGTGGCGGACAACCTGCTCGCCGACACCGAGCGGCTCAGCCGGCTCGTCGCCGACCTGCTGCTGCTGGCCCGCCTCGACGAGCAGGCCGCCCGGCCGGACCGTCCCGCGCCGCACGCCGTCGGCCCGGTGGAGCTGGGCGAGCTGCTGCGCGGGGTGGCCGAGCGCTACCCGTCCCCGCCGCTGCGCCTCGACCCGCCGCCCGGCCCGCTGTGGACCGAGGGGGATCCGGGGGAGCTGCGCCGGGTGCTGGTCAACCTGGTGGAGAACGCGCTGCGGCACGCGCACGGCGAGGTGCGGCTGGCGGTCACCGGCCCGCACACCGATCCGCCGGTGCCCCGGCAGCGGGGCGGCCCGGCGCACCACCTGGTCACGGTGACCGACGACGGGCCGGGCATCCCGGCGGCGGACCGGGAGCGGGTCTTCGCCCGCTTCACCCGGCTGGACGACGCGCGGGCCCGCGACGCGGGCGGCGCGGGCCTCGGCCTGGCCATCGTGCGGGAGCTGGTCCGCCGGGCCGGTGGCGCCGTCGAGCTGGCCGACGCGGCGCCGGAGGCGGCGGCGCCGGGGCTGCGGGTGACGGTACGGCTGCCCGCGCTGGCCGATCCGGAGGTCGACTGACCGGCGTCAGCCGATCCGGTCGGTGAGGTCCCGCACGGCGGCCCGGTACGGCGTCTGCGTGTGGTACGGCCAGTGCCGTTCGAGCGGCGGCGGCACCGTGTCGGCGGGGTCGATCGTCAGGCTGACCGGATCGCGGAGCCGGACGTCGACGGACC is from Micromonospora terminaliae and encodes:
- a CDS encoding LolA family protein, encoding MSVLKNRAVLRWLVPVTAGVAVIGGGAAVGTFAAGADPALPPRTAAQLLEDLRTSRLEGLSGTVVQRADLGLPPIAGLVGQAAGSELASLVSGTHTLRVWYAGPERQRLALVDTLGERDLLRNGRDVWSWDSRANTASHRTLPADAKDLESAPATPADAADRALAAIDPSTAVTVGRSATVAGRSVYELVLTPRDRDSLVHQVRIALDAKEHVPLRFEVLADGKDEPAFEVAFTQVDFRTPDADQFRFNPPPGVTVKEEPAGDARGPAGKQRPQRGEDGPDVRTVGTGWTTVLVAKLDAQGAPGAPGAKPGEAAGPDADMMAKVLGGLQRVSGDWGSGRLLTGRLFSVLLTDDGRVLAGLVRPERLYQAAKG
- a CDS encoding response regulator transcription factor produces the protein MRVLVVEDETRLAASLRRGLQAEGFVVDVEATGPGGLDAARHGDYDAMILDVMLPGLSGYEVVRRLRAEERWLPVLMLSAKDGEYDQADGLDCGADDYLTKPFSYVVLLARLRALLRRGAPERPAVLSVGDLRLDPARRRVTRADAEVALTAREYALLAYLMRRPGEVVSKTELLDHVWDAAVETAPNAVEVYVGYLRRKIGRDRLETVRGAGYRLAT
- a CDS encoding sensor histidine kinase yields the protein MRRWLAALLPNLGLRSRLLVLGVLGLVVGFALGGALLLGALGWTLQRSVDDEALRTADAVALLAAEDALPDPLPVAGGQLRVQVVDGQGRIRAASIDADRLVPMLGADQLRAGERQRLVVDGRRVGLTGPVRVVTVPAGSADEPLTVLVAKSMSDVRHSLHVVRNLLLVGFPLLVAGLAVVAWRVVGATLRPVEALRSGAAEITGRAGAERLPVPAGRDEIQRLAVTLNDMLDRLAASRDRQRAFVADAAHELRSPVTNMRTELEVARRLGDGTDWPAVADNLLADTERLSRLVADLLLLARLDEQAARPDRPAPHAVGPVELGELLRGVAERYPSPPLRLDPPPGPLWTEGDPGELRRVLVNLVENALRHAHGEVRLAVTGPHTDPPVPRQRGGPAHHLVTVTDDGPGIPAADRERVFARFTRLDDARARDAGGAGLGLAIVRELVRRAGGAVELADAAPEAAAPGLRVTVRLPALADPEVD